A genomic stretch from Cydia amplana chromosome 1, ilCydAmpl1.1, whole genome shotgun sequence includes:
- the LOC134654783 gene encoding uncharacterized protein LOC134654783 — MSALRIAFLLVTLYVVADGANKTSPALPEPKNFKFEDQPSQSYGLIRFEDQEFDGSQNTIDEQRIFETDGFHNRFQQYENQNIEGQKIKFEEDKRNERPNQQKKKRRRRPKRLPNGAQGFRYPSQQYPGSPVYPGVPNYPGPLFGPVPIYPGQRPYQPYTLYKPRPSAPSAALSAVTDALTSIALYDDAQCVPRMLCEAAEGGSIPGSGILQSVAGLQPLLTLLSAYNGISSSPLFVFGRAVFLGMTSKANPGTCRYAYPQCPNDPEQLVHYLNNHNGGFFRFFAAPQQNQQQGLEQFYNQLSGQNYGLYQPQQPSQPNQYHNHNLQQGYGLQPQNQHLYDQQFGQYHQQYVAQQYQNPNFQDYGLQQQFHQNYQIPNPYGNGYGLYGQNYPYQKSLNQSSFDNRIQKRIQNVRNTVIVNVSSKPKWSFPESTSKRDVYSNVSLGKVFNFPQSNVNSITAGKGFVFPGIQSNREYLIDSIEAFDNVEQKGVDDVRFFSQKNDGTLKNGGDGVNNDGLRVFYVVRGNGDPNHPEIVRLAPGQTL; from the exons ATGAGCGCACTCAGAATAGCCTTCTTACTGGTCACACTTTATGTGGTCGCTGATGGAGCTAATAAAACGTCCCCAGCATTACCGGAACCTAAAAACTTCAAATTTGAAGATCAACCGTCACAATCCTACGGTCTCATAAGATTTGAAGACCAAGAGTTTGATGGCAGTCAGAATACAATCGATGAGCAAAGGATTTTCGAAACTGATGGTTTCCACAATAGGTTCCAGCAATATGAGAACCAGAACATTGAGGGACAGAAGATTAAATTTGAAGAAGATAAAAGAAATGAAAGACCTAATCAACAAAAGAAGAAACGTAGAAGAAGACCAAAGAGGTTGCCAAATGGAGCTCAAGGTTTTAGGTATCCATCCCAGCAGTATCCTGGATCCCCTGTTTATCCTGGCGTACCTAACTATCCTGGTCCTTTATTTGGGCCTGTACCAATTTATCCGGGACAGAGACCTTATCAACCTTATACACTTTACA AGCCTCGTCCCTCTGCCCCGTCAGCGGCCCTCTCAGCCGTGACAGATGCCCTAACTTCCATAGCATTATACGATGACGCCCAATGCGTACCCAGAATGCTTTGTGAGGCGGCCGAAGGTGGATCTATCCCTGGATCCGGGATACTACAGTCTGTTGCTGGGCTACAACCACTGCTTAC CTTACTCTCAGCCTACAACGGCATCAGCTCCTCCCCACTCTTCGTGTTCGGCCGGGCCGTCTTCCTGGGCATGACTTCCAAGGCTAATCCTGGGACCTGTCGCTACGCCTACCCGCAGTGCCCCAACGATCCTGAGCAGCTAGTCCACTATTTGAACAACCATAACGGAGGCTTCTTCAG gTTCTTCGCAGCCCCACAACAGAATCAGCAGCAGGGACTAGAGCAGTTCTACAACCAGCTGTCAGGGCAGAATTATGGATTGTATCAACCACAACAACCCTCACAGCCTAACCAGTACCACAACCACAATTTACAGCAAGGATACGGTCTGCAGCCACAGAACCAGCATTTATACGACCAACAATTCGGTCAATATCATCAACAATATGTGGCTCAGCAATATCAGAATCCTAATTTCCAAGATTATGGTCTCCAACAACAATTTCATCAGAATTATCAAATACCAAATCCATATGGCAATGGATATGGTCTGTATGGCCAGAATTATCCTTACCAAAAGAGTCTTAACCAAAGCAGTTTTGACAACAGGATCCAAAAGAGAATACAAAATGTACGAAACACTGTAATCGTTAACGTCAGTTCTAAACCAAAATGGTCTTTTCCTGAATCTACATCAAAAAGGGATGTTTATAGCAATGTAAGCTTAGgtaaagtttttaattttcctcAAAGTAATGTGAACTCTATCACTGCAGGTAAAGGTTTCGTTTTTCCTGGCATTCAAAGTAACAGAGAATATCTGATTGATAGTATAGAGGCATTTGATAATGTTGAACAAAAGGGGGTTGATGATGTTAGGTTTTTTAGTCAGAAAAATGATGGAACTTTGAAGAATGGTGGTGATGGTGTCAATAATGATGGCCTTAGAGTTTTCTATGTAGTCAGGGGTAACGGAGATCCGAATCATCCTGAAATTGTGCGACTGGCTCCTGGTCAAactttgtaa